In Paroedura picta isolate Pp20150507F chromosome 12, Ppicta_v3.0, whole genome shotgun sequence, one DNA window encodes the following:
- the LOC143821953 gene encoding epididymal secretory protein 4-like, producing MMKISLLIGLSALVCQILSQVNIPTVENFDAQKFAGQWYLIAKVMEEVVIKDTANVGMTAAPVGTRDVLLNMKISKDDTCHIEKIHLMQTQQSGVFKVTGCDITVHMVEADYGSYCILHFSTGNNRILHLYTREKKKIRSYHKQFRKTLRSLGFLLTRMTFETRKVYC from the exons ATGATGAAAATTAGCCTGTTGATTGGTTTGTCAGCCTTGGTCTGCCAGATTCTTTCTCAAGTCAACATTCCTACAGTGGAAAATTTTGATGCCCAAAAG TTTGCGGGACAATGGTATCTGATAGCCAAGGTTATGGAGGAAGTAGTGATTAAAGACACTGCGAATGTTGGCATGACAGCAGCACCCGTAGGAACGCGTGACGTGCTTCTCAACATGAAGATTTCAAA AGATGATACATGCCACATAGAAAAAATTCATTTAATGCAAACTCAACAGTCTGGTGTATTCAAAGTCACTG gTTGTGACATCACCGTACATATGGTGGAGGCTGATTATGGCAGTTACTGCATTCTTCACTTCTCAACAGGGAATAACCGCATTTTGCATCTGTATA ccagggagaaaaagaaaatcagaTCATATCACAAACAGTTCAGGAAGACACTGAGATCCCTGGGATTCCTATTGACAAGGATGACCTTTGAAACCAGAAAAG TTTATTGCTGA
- the LOC143822147 gene encoding extracellular fatty acid-binding protein-like: MKVWMFGLGLALLCSVCAEHKCSGNDRYMEGTWHVIGIGTSSLFPETKIDTMKMLFAWLSFPEEGKLKVTSNFPTEDGCKMVEIEFEKMEDGTYYHTSESSKISVEIVKTNCQDYAIAIVKIEKNDMITTIVTLYSKNTEVSPEVKEQLTAIGESQGLTSEQIVFFPVELACQDEE, from the exons atgaAAGTCTGGATGTTTGGTTTAGGGCTTGCCCTGCTCTGCAGTGTTTGTGCTGAACATAAATGTTCTGGAAATGACAGATAT ATGGAAGGGACGTGGCATGTGATTGGCATAGGAACCTCCAGCCTCTTTCCGGAGACCAAAATTGATACCATGAAGATGCTGTTTGCCTGGCTGAGCTTCCCAGAGGAAGGGAAATTAAAGGTCACCTCAAACTTTCCCAC GGAAGATGGATGCAAGATGGTTGAAATAGAGTTTGAGAAAATGGAAGATGGAACGTACTACCACACCTCTG AATCTAGTAAAATATCTGTAGAAATTGTGAAGACAAATTGTCAAGACTATGCCATTGCCATTGTGAAGATAGAAAAGAATGACATGATCACAACTATTGTTACACTTTATT CCAAGAACACTGAGGTGAGTCCAGAGGTAAAGGAACAATTGACAGCAATTGGCGAAAGTCAAGGCCTGACGAGTGAACAAATCGTGTTCTTTCCCGTTGAAC TGGCCTGTCAAGACGAGGAATAG